From the Ilumatobacteraceae bacterium genome, the window GCCACGGTCGCGACCGGACGCTTCCGCACCGAGATGCGGGTCGGGCTCGTCAACGACGGGCCGGTCACGCTGTTGTTGGAGACCTGAACCGCTCGCTCCAGCCGCCGAACCACAGCGATGCCAGCAGCAGCCCGATCGCCAGCGCAACCCAGGGGGCGTCGCCGAGCGAGGTGTACCAGGTACTCCCCGATCGGAGCGGCACGTCCATGGTGATGACGCGCTGTTCGCTCACGTCGGTGCGCTGGAACACGTCGCCGTCGGGCGACACGAAGGCCGAGAACCCGGTGGGAGACACCTGGACCACCCAGCGGCCGGTCTCCATCGCTCGGAGGCGGCTCGACGCGACCTGCTGCGTCTGCACGATCGTCCCGGTGTAGCTGGCACCGTTGGTCGGGTTGAGGAGGATGTCGGCATCGGCCGCCGCTCGACCGCGATCGCCGAAGAACACCTCCCACGAGATCATCACGCCGAGCCGGGCACCGTCCGGCAGCGCGATCACGGCCGGGTCGCGGCCGCGCAGGGCGTCGGACGGGATCTGATCGAGCGGAGCACCCAACGCCTCGAGCACGCCGCGCAGCGGCACGTACTCGCCGAACGGGACGATCCGGACCTTCTCGTAGTTGCCGGTGACGTCGCCCTCGGGGGTCACGATCACCTGGGCGTTGACGAAGCTGCCGTCGGTCGGGTGCGCGCTGAACTCGGAGTCGACGGTCACGCCGACCGCGAACGGCACATCGAGCCGCGCCGCTTCGGCGGTGATCTCGGCGAACGCCTCGCTGTCGTCGAAGGCGATCCCGTTGACGTCGATGCCGTTCTCCGGCCAGACGACCACGTCGAGTTCGTCGCCCGGTCGAATCGTCGCCGTGGCATCGAGGTGGGCGCGGGTCACCCGCGAACTCGGGACGTCGAGCGCCGACGTCCCCTGTTCGCCGCCACCCTGGACCGCCGCGACGGTCAGCGGCTCGACGTCGCGGTCGGTACCGGACGGAGCGACGAGCGCCACGAGCACGACGACGGCGGCAGCGGCCAGTGCAGCTGCTTCGATCGTGCGCAGGGTGGGGCGGGTCGAGTCGTCGGAGCGGGCTTCGGCCATGAGCCGACGCAGCAGCTGCGCGATCGCGACGCCGATCTG encodes:
- the lnt gene encoding apolipoprotein N-acyltransferase, which translates into the protein MPAAAPPPMPLARLIGCGGAGVLVALAMPPWGFWPLAFVGIVCFELALGDESIRSRRAWAGLAFGLPWMVIGMAWMWFLTAPGYLVTSLLFASLHAAAAAIAPTGRWRVIGRPAAHTLAEIVRMLVPFGGVPLATIGISQAGGPLLAVARVGGVILLTWLVFQIGVAIAQLLRRLMAEARSDDSTRPTLRTIEAAALAAAAVVVLVALVAPSGTDRDVEPLTVAAVQGGGEQGTSALDVPSSRVTRAHLDATATIRPGDELDVVVWPENGIDVNGIAFDDSEAFAEITAEAARLDVPFAVGVTVDSEFSAHPTDGSFVNAQVIVTPEGDVTGNYEKVRIVPFGEYVPLRGVLEALGAPLDQIPSDALRGRDPAVIALPDGARLGVMISWEVFFGDRGRAAADADILLNPTNGASYTGTIVQTQQVASSRLRAMETGRWVVQVSPTGFSAFVSPDGDVFQRTDVSEQRVITMDVPLRSGSTWYTSLGDAPWVALAIGLLLASLWFGGWSERFRSPTTA